The DNA window ACAAGGTCAAGCAGGAGATCCTCCATTTCTCGGCGGTGGACGCCAACCTCACGGTGGTTCTGCTGGTGGAATACAGCAAGAAGGTGAACAACTTCATCGACGAGGTCTGGGACGCCATGGACTATTTCGCCCGCAGCCTGCGACCCGGGGACTGGGTCGCCGTCATGGGATACGACATGCATACGACCATCGTCAGCGATTTCACCCAGGACCGGCAGAAGATCCACGACGCCCTCCGGCAGTTCAACTACACCACCTGGGACGAGAGCAACCTTTCCGATGCCGTCATCGAGGTCCTGGACCGCACGGAGGAGATCGAGGGGAAGGTGGCCGTCGTTCTGGTCAGCACCGGGCTCGACACCTTCAGCCGCCACACCTACGACGACGCCCTGAAGAAATGCCGGCAGGCCAACGCCTCCATCTACGCGATCGGGCTCGGGCAGTGGTACCGGGCCTATGCGGACGCCCGCGGATGGATCAGCCAATCCGCGAACCTGGATTACCTCATGGGGGACAACCGCCTGAGGTCGTTCGCGGACCTGACGGGGGGGCAGTCCTACTTCCCGCGCTTCAACACCGAACTCCCCGCCATCTTCAACAACATATCTCTTCTGCTCCGGAGCCAGTACAGCATCGCCTACGCGTCCTCCAACACGAAGAAGGACGGCAAATTCCGCAAAATCCAGGTGGAGGTCCAGGCGGATTTGAAGGATGCCAAGGGAAAGCCGGTGAAGCTCAAGGTCCACACGCGCAAGGGATACACGGCCAAAGAGATGTAGGGGGCCATTCCTCTGGCCCGGGCCGGTCCCGGCTGCTATGATACTGCTTCGGAACCAAGCCTATGGCGGACGGGACGGATCACCGGCAGCTCCAGCATCCCCACGGATCGGAATGGGTCAGGCACTGCCCCCGCTGCGGCAGCGGGCTCGAAAGCCGTCGCGTGCACGCGGAGCAGCGCCTGAGGAAGGTATGCCCCGCGTGCGGCTTCGTCTTCTACCTGAACCCCAAGGTGGTAGCGGCGGCCGTGCCGCGCCAGGGCCCGGGAATCTGGCTTGTGCGCCGGGACATCGAGCCGTCCCGCGGGCTCTGGACCTTTCCCGGCGGGTACGTGGACCTCGGGGAAACGGTCCCCGAGGCGGCGGTGCGCGAGGCCTACGAGGAAACCCGGCTGGACATCCGCCTGGACGCGCTCCTCGGCGTCTATTCGTACGCGGGGGCCGATGTCGTCATGGTCGTGTACCGGGCCACCGTCGTCGGGGGAACCGCTTCCCCGACCCCCGAGAGCCGGGAGGTCCGCCGCTTCGACCCGGGCGACATTCCCTGGGGGGAGCTGGCCTTCCCCTCCACGCGCGACGCCCTCGCGGATTACGTGCACCCCGAGGCGCCCCCGCCGGGCGCCCGGAAAATCTCTGTCGGAAAGGAATGAGTGTGGACGCTACCGGAGAAAAGATACTAGTCACCGCTGCCCTCCCCTACGCCAACGGCCCCCTGCACCTGGGGCATCTCGCCGGCGCCTACATCCCGGCCGATGTCTACGTGCGCTACCAGCGCCTGAAGGGGATGGACGTGCTGTTCATCTGCGGCTCGGACGAGCACGGGGTTCCCATCACCATCCGGGCGGACCGGGAAAAGGTGACCCCGCAGGAGGTCGTCGACCGCTACCACGCCATCATGGCGGACAGCTTCCGGCGCATGGGCATCCTCTTCGACAACTACTCCAGGACCTCGCTCCCCCTGCATCACAGGATTTCCCAGGAGTTCTTCCTGACCCTGCACCGCAAGGGGTACATCCGCGAGGAGACCGTGCGGCAGTTCTACTGCGAACCCTGCCGCCGCTTTCTCCCCGATCGTTACATCGAGGGAGAATGCCCCCACTGCCACGCGTCCGGGGCCCGCGGGGACCAGTGCGAGGCGTGCGGACGCTGGCTGGAGCCGGAACAGCTGATCGCCCCGAAGTGCAAGGTGTGCGCCGCGGCCCCGGAGCTGCGCTCCACCCGGCACTGGTATTTCGCCCTCTCCCGCCTCCAGGAGAGCCTCGAGCGGTGGCAGGCGTCCAAGCCCGAATGGAAGAGCAACGTGCGGGAGTTCTGTTCCGGGTGGTTCAAGGAGGGCCTGACCGACCGGCCCATCACGCGCGACATCGACTGGGGGGTTCCGGTCCCGCTGCCGGGGGCCGAGGGCAAGGTGCTGTACGTCTGGTTCGACGCCCCCATCGGTTACATCTCTTCCTCGGTGGAGTGGGCCGAAAAGCAGGGGCGGCCCGACCGCTGGCGCGATTACTGGCTCGACCCCCGGACGCGCCTGGTGCACTTCATCGGCAAGGACAACATCGTGTTCCACGCCATCGTCTGGCCCGCGGCGCTGATGGCCCACGGGGAATACGTCCTCCCCGCCCAGATCCCGGCCAACGAGTTTCTGAACATCGAAGGGCGGAAGATCTCGACCAGCCGCAATTGGGCCGTCTGGGTGGACGATTACCTGGAGGTCTTTCCCCCGGACCCCCTGCGCTACTACTTCGAGGCCAACGCCCCCGAAAACAAGGACGCCGATTTCACCTGGAAGGATTTCCAGGCTCGCAACAACGGCGACCTGGCCGACGTGTTGGGAAACCTGGTCAACCGCTGCCTGACCTTCGTAGAGAAGCACTTCGACGGCCGGGTTCCCCCGGCCGGGACGCTCCAGCCCGCCGACCGGGCGCTCCTCGACTCCGTCGGGCGCTCCGCCGCTTCGATCGGCGCCTCCCTGGAGGAATTCCAGGTCCGGCGCGCCGTCACCGAGCTCATGGACCTGGCGCGCTTGGGAAACAAGTACTTCAACGACGCGGCGCCCTGGAGCGAGCTCAAGAAGGACCGGGATCGCTGCGCATCCATATTGAACACGACCCTGCAGCTGCAGCTGGCGCTGTCGTTTCTCATGGAGCCCTTCATGCCCCATTCCGCCGAAAAACTCCGGCTCATGCTGGGCCGCCCCGCAACCCTCGAGGGAGCGCGCTGGGAGGCGGTCGCCGGGCTCCGGCTCGCCGACGGCCACCCGCTCGGAACGCGCGAGATCCTCTTCCACAAGATCGAGGATCCCGTCATAGAGGCGCAGATGGCCAAACTGGGAAAATGACCCCGCGCCTCCCTACAGCCGGATCTGCTCCACCACGGTCAGGCCGTATCCATGGAGGCCGACGATCTTCTTCGGATGGTTCGTGAGCAGGCGTATCCGGCCCGCGCCCAGCTCCCGCAGGATCTGGGCCCCGATTCCGTAGATCCGCAGGTCGCTGCTGGACTGCGTCTTCGCCGGGAGGGGCGCCGCCTTGGGCGCCCCGTTTTCCCGCGCGTAGGACCGGATCTCTTCCACCAGGGTTTCCCCCTTGTCCTCCTGGCGGAGGTACACGAGGATCCCGTTGCCGCATTCGTTGATGATCCGCAGCGCGTCCCGCAGCTCGCCCGGCGCCCCGCTGCGCAGCGACCCGAAAACGTCGGCCACGGTCGATTGCGAATGCACGCGCACCATCAGCGGAGTCTCCGGGTGGATCTCCCCCTTGATGAGCGCGACGTGGTGGTCCTCGTCCAGCAGGTTTTCGAAAACGACGATCCTGAAATCCCCGAATTCGGTGGGAAACTCCGCCTCGGTGACGGCCTTCACGAAGGTCTCCGTCTTGAGCCGGTAGGCGATGATGTCGGCGACGGTGACCATCCGGATGCCGTGGCGCTCGACGAACTCCCCGAGTTCGGGAACGCGGGCCATGGTCCCGTCTTCGCTCATGATCTCGCAGATCACCGCCGCCGGGCAGAGACCGGCCATGCGGGCCAGGTCCACCGACGCTTCCGTCTGCCCCGCGCGCATCAGCACCCCCCCCGGCCGCGCCCTGAGCGGGAAGACGTGCCCCGGGCGGGCCAGGTCCCCCGGCCCGCTCGCCGGATCGACGGCCGTGAGAATGGTCCGGGCGCGGTCCGCGGCCGATATCCCGGTGGTGACGCCGTGCCGGGCTTCGATGGAGACGGTGAAGGCCGTCCCGAAGCGGCTGGTGTTTTCCCCCACCATCATGGGAATGCGCAGCTGGTCCAGCCTCTCCCCCGTCATGGCCAGGCAGATCAGTCCGCGTCCGTATTTCGCCATGAAATTGATCGCCTCCGGGGTCACCTTGGCGGCCGCGATCGTCAGATCGCCCTCGTTCTCGCGGTCCTCATCGTCGACGATGACGACCATGCGCCCGTCCCGGATCTCCTCTATCGCCTCTTCGACCCTGCTGAATCCCAAAATTCACCTCTGCGCTGAAAAAATGTTATTGTATCCGTTGTCCGGGCCGGAGTCATATAAAAGTGCGGGTTCCCCCGCTTTTGCCCACTCCAGTCCCCTTTTGGAACGGAAACGCCAGCTCCCGGGACATCGCGAATGATTCGTGCGACGCTGCTCTACCTCTTTACCGGGCTCTTCATCCTGGTTCTCGCGCCTCCGGCCATCGCCTGGACCCTCCTGGCCCGCCGCGATTCGCTGCTCTACACCCTCGCGCGCGCCTGCATCCGCACCGGTGGATGGATCTGCGGTATCAGGGTCAGGGTCGAGGGGAAGGACAAGATCCCACCGGGGCGGACCTGCGTCTTTCTCTCCAATCACCAGGGGAACATCGACGGCCCGGTGCTGCTCCACGCCCTGCCGCACAACTGGGCGGCCCTCGTCAAGAAGGAGATGATGCGCCTGCCCGTGCTTTCCCTGGTCCTCGAGCGCGCGGGCTTCGTCCCCATCGAACGCCTGAATCCGAAACAGGCGCACGCCGGAATCGACGAAGGGGCGCGGCGCCTGGCCGCCGGCAAGCATTTCGTGGCCTTCCCCGAGGGGACCCGCAGCCGAGACGGCCGCCTCGGCCCGTTCAAGAAGGGGGTGTTCCTCATGGCGATCAAGGCCGGGGCCCCCGTGGTCCCCGTCACGATCCTCGGGAGTTCGGCCGTCCTCCCC is part of the Acidobacteriota bacterium genome and encodes:
- a CDS encoding VWA domain-containing protein, with translation MTYRTGAIKGSLALALVLYILGHSPGAPAAGAPAEGAPAAAEEERPRGKTSISVAVDLVTLQVLVTDNKGNVLTGLKPENFNIYEDKVKQEILHFSAVDANLTVVLLVEYSKKVNNFIDEVWDAMDYFARSLRPGDWVAVMGYDMHTTIVSDFTQDRQKIHDALRQFNYTTWDESNLSDAVIEVLDRTEEIEGKVAVVLVSTGLDTFSRHTYDDALKKCRQANASIYAIGLGQWYRAYADARGWISQSANLDYLMGDNRLRSFADLTGGQSYFPRFNTELPAIFNNISLLLRSQYSIAYASSNTKKDGKFRKIQVEVQADLKDAKGKPVKLKVHTRKGYTAKEM
- a CDS encoding NUDIX hydrolase gives rise to the protein MADGTDHRQLQHPHGSEWVRHCPRCGSGLESRRVHAEQRLRKVCPACGFVFYLNPKVVAAAVPRQGPGIWLVRRDIEPSRGLWTFPGGYVDLGETVPEAAVREAYEETRLDIRLDALLGVYSYAGADVVMVVYRATVVGGTASPTPESREVRRFDPGDIPWGELAFPSTRDALADYVHPEAPPPGARKISVGKE
- the metG gene encoding methionine--tRNA ligase, translated to MSVDATGEKILVTAALPYANGPLHLGHLAGAYIPADVYVRYQRLKGMDVLFICGSDEHGVPITIRADREKVTPQEVVDRYHAIMADSFRRMGILFDNYSRTSLPLHHRISQEFFLTLHRKGYIREETVRQFYCEPCRRFLPDRYIEGECPHCHASGARGDQCEACGRWLEPEQLIAPKCKVCAAAPELRSTRHWYFALSRLQESLERWQASKPEWKSNVREFCSGWFKEGLTDRPITRDIDWGVPVPLPGAEGKVLYVWFDAPIGYISSSVEWAEKQGRPDRWRDYWLDPRTRLVHFIGKDNIVFHAIVWPAALMAHGEYVLPAQIPANEFLNIEGRKISTSRNWAVWVDDYLEVFPPDPLRYYFEANAPENKDADFTWKDFQARNNGDLADVLGNLVNRCLTFVEKHFDGRVPPAGTLQPADRALLDSVGRSAASIGASLEEFQVRRAVTELMDLARLGNKYFNDAAPWSELKKDRDRCASILNTTLQLQLALSFLMEPFMPHSAEKLRLMLGRPATLEGARWEAVAGLRLADGHPLGTREILFHKIEDPVIEAQMAKLGK
- the ribB gene encoding 3,4-dihydroxy-2-butanone-4-phosphate synthase, translated to MGFSRVEEAIEEIRDGRMVVIVDDEDRENEGDLTIAAAKVTPEAINFMAKYGRGLICLAMTGERLDQLRIPMMVGENTSRFGTAFTVSIEARHGVTTGISAADRARTILTAVDPASGPGDLARPGHVFPLRARPGGVLMRAGQTEASVDLARMAGLCPAAVICEIMSEDGTMARVPELGEFVERHGIRMVTVADIIAYRLKTETFVKAVTEAEFPTEFGDFRIVVFENLLDEDHHVALIKGEIHPETPLMVRVHSQSTVADVFGSLRSGAPGELRDALRIINECGNGILVYLRQEDKGETLVEEIRSYARENGAPKAAPLPAKTQSSSDLRIYGIGAQILRELGAGRIRLLTNHPKKIVGLHGYGLTVVEQIRL
- a CDS encoding 1-acyl-sn-glycerol-3-phosphate acyltransferase encodes the protein MIRATLLYLFTGLFILVLAPPAIAWTLLARRDSLLYTLARACIRTGGWICGIRVRVEGKDKIPPGRTCVFLSNHQGNIDGPVLLHALPHNWAALVKKEMMRLPVLSLVLERAGFVPIERLNPKQAHAGIDEGARRLAAGKHFVAFPEGTRSRDGRLGPFKKGVFLMAIKAGAPVVPVTILGSSAVLPPGRYAVRPGEVRVILHGPIETGRLGLEDRDDLIAETRRAIASALPADG